The Cydia amplana chromosome 11, ilCydAmpl1.1, whole genome shotgun sequence genome includes a region encoding these proteins:
- the LOC134652154 gene encoding three prime repair exonuclease 2-like, with protein sequence MAPIATYVFFDLGTTGLRNSDPKITELHMYAYRCEDLRKYFRDGGEYPAREKLHCRLENEVMCLISREDYHYEEYEECSLKDETCRFLEDLVKPMCLIAHSGNKFDFPLLNEELADAEGFSPKDIVCADTMGAFYDIFEPDSKKTSYRERRRGSFPWPDYHFNKMSYRLEDVYKRVFRVKPILEDAKDRNRALVKIALTQGFQFMLWVAENNLPFISFLEM encoded by the coding sequence ATGGCACCGATTGCAACTTACGTGTTTTTCGATCTCGGAACGACCGGTCTACGTAACAGCGATCCTAAAATAACAGAGTTACATATGTATGCGTACAGATGTGAAGATCTTCGAAAATATTTTCGGGATGGGGGAGAATATCCTGCTCGTGAAAAACTCCACTGCAGACTTGAAAATGAAGTGATGTGCTTAATAAGCCGAGAAGATTATCACTACGAGGAGTACGAGGAATGTAGCCTGAAGGATGAAACGTGCCGTTTTCTTGAAGATCTGGTAAAACCTATGTGTCTGATCGCGCATAGCGGAAATAAATTCGATTTTCCCTTATTGAACGAAGAACTAGCTGATGCCGAAGGGTTTTCACCGAAAGATATCGTCTGTGCCGATACGATGGGCGCTTTCTATGATATTTTCGAACCAGATTCTAAAAAGACTTCTTATAGAGAAAGAAGAAGAGGATCTTTTCCATGGCCTGATtatcattttaataaaatgagttATCGCTTGGAAGATGTGTATAAAAGAGTGTTTAGAGTTAAACCTATCCTAGAAGATGCTAAGGATCGCAACAGGGCTCTGGTGAAGATTGCTTTGACTCAAGGATTCCAGTTTATGCTCTGGGTGGCTGAAAACAACTTGccatttatttcttttttggaaATGTAA
- the LOC134651988 gene encoding protein lifeguard 1-like — protein MEAEDGEAKGFEFNDKSIRRGFIRKVYSILMCQLLVTFGAICLFVYHGPTRRWFLANMYMIWVAFAVTLVTMIVMACCENVRRTTPTNFIFLAIFTLAQSFLLGAVSATSAPEAVMMAVGITAAVSLALTLFAFQTKWDFTVMGGFLVCATVALLILGICAIFIRSNILQLVYGCIGALIFCMYLVYDTQLMMGGKHKYSISPEEYIFAALNLYLDIVNIFLYILMIINAASK, from the exons ATGGAGGCAGAAGATGGAGAGGCCAAGGGCTTCGAATTCAACGACAAGAGCATACGCAGAGGATTTATACGAAAG GTGTACTCCATCTTGATGTGCCAGTTACTGGTGACCTTCGGTGCCATCTGTCTCTTCGTTTACCACGGGCCTACCAGGAGATGGTTCTTGGCTAACATGTACATGAT ATGGGTGGCGTTCGCGGTAACATTGGTCACTATGATTGTGATGGCGTGCTGCGAGAACGTGCGGCGAACGACTCCAACGAATTTTATATTCCTGGCCATATTCACTCTGGCGCAAAGCTTTCTGCTGGGCGCGGTCAGTGCGACCAGCGCTCCAGAGGCG GTAATGATGGCCGTCGGGATAACAGCAGCAGTAAGCTTGGCTCTTACGCTGTTCGCTTTCCAAACCAAGTGGGATTTCACCGTGATGGGAGGATTCCTTGTCTGCGCGACAGTGGCCCTGCTTATTCTTG GAATTTGCGCCATATTCATCAGGAGCAACATCCTCCAACTCGTCTACGGCTGTATCGGAGCCCTTATCTTCTGCATGTATCTGGTCTACGATACACAGCTCATGATGGGCGGCAAGCACAAGTACAGCATCAGCCCTGAGGAGTACATCTTCGCTGCCCTGAACCTGTATCTGGATATTGTTAATATCTTCCTGTACATTTTGATGATAATAAATGCTGCTTCAAAGTAG
- the LOC134652155 gene encoding uncharacterized protein LOC134652155 — MLSTLAYLAITGLLVYCTKARRENPYRYVFLTAHPISLALFISFPAIILDFLSPIALAFLIYVFAMLFVLLYSVFALQTKLEFAAMHAIFLACIVQILIYAFTVPFIWIDAFGVLYISLALSLDLIYIFWDLEIMTSKKYWHDVTPDSFVDATLNLQFDYYYMFVNIIKPHMCKSLETNAQ; from the exons ATGTTATCCACCTTAGCGTACCTCGCTATCACCGGGCTCCTCGTGTACTGTACCAAGGCTCGGCGCGAGAACCCGTATCGGTACGTGTTCCTGACGGCCCACCCGATTAGTTTGGCATTATTTATCAGTTTTCCGGCGATAATCTTGGACTTTTTGTCTCCA atcgCCTTAGCTTTCCTCATCTACGTATTCGCTATGTTATTCGTGCTGCTATATAGCGTCTTTGCGCTTCAGACCAAACTAGAGTTTGCTGCCATGCACGCCATCTTTCTCGCGTGTATCGTgcagattttaatttatg CATTCACCGTCCCTTTCATCTGGATCGACGCTTTCGGCGTTCTATACATCTCTCTCGCTCTCTCCCTCGACTTAATTTACATTTTCTGGGACTTGGAGATTATGACTTCCAAAAAGTACTGGCACGATGTCACACCAGACAGTTTCGTCGACGCAACTCTGAACCTACAGTTTGACTACTACTATATGTTTGTTAATATCATCAAGCCACACATGTGTAAAAGTTTAGAGACAAATGCACAGTGA